A window from Ignavibacteriota bacterium encodes these proteins:
- the purL gene encoding phosphoribosylformylglycinamidine synthase subunit PurL, producing MNEPKVTFELAKEHGLTEEEFKKICEKLGRTPNYTELGIFSVMWSEHCSYKNSIALLKTLPRSGKKLLVGAGEENAGLVDIGDGQAIAFKIESHNHPSAVEPYQGAATGVGGILRDIFTMGARPIAALNSLRFGKLTNPRTKFLFEGVVKGIADYGNCFGVPTVGGEVYFDEVYQGNPLVNAMAVGIVDTHKTVSAVAKGENNPVMIVGSATGRDGIHGATFASEEISEKSEAKRPSVQVGDPFTEKLLLEATLEIIKKNLVVGIQDMGAAGISCSTSEMSEKGKSGMIIDLNKVPLREKTMTAYEIMLSESQERMLVVAKKGCEDEVKKIFDKWDLNCEIIGVVTDEEKLDVSYHSEKKANIPPFELALGGGVPVYYRETKKPKYIDEVQNYDLTNLPKPENLQETFIKVFSSPNIASKKWVYQQYDYMVRTNTVVGPGCDSAVIRIKDTKKAIAMQTDCNGKYVYLNPKNGAKIAVAESARNIVCSGGNPLAITNCLNFGNPYDPEIYWTFKESIDGMGEACRFFDTPVTGGNVSFYNESPETTVYPTPVIGMIGLINDVDKIMTSYFKNSGDKIYVLGEDFEEIGGSEFLSVIHGIVKGNSPNINLESEKNLHKTVLELIDKKIINSAHDVSDGGIISALAECCIINNPKLIGAEVKIPIKNREDFTLFSESQSRIIVSVNPNFENKFLEIVKESKLHFESLGITTEKDFVVNSNINISLEKLVDLYFESIPRLMNE from the coding sequence ATGAACGAACCAAAAGTAACTTTTGAACTAGCCAAAGAACATGGCTTAACCGAAGAAGAATTTAAGAAAATTTGCGAAAAATTAGGAAGAACTCCTAATTATACGGAATTGGGAATTTTTAGTGTAATGTGGAGCGAACATTGCAGTTACAAAAATTCAATTGCATTGCTTAAAACTTTGCCGAGAAGCGGAAAAAAATTGCTCGTTGGAGCTGGAGAAGAAAATGCCGGACTTGTAGATATCGGTGATGGACAAGCAATTGCATTTAAAATAGAAAGTCACAATCATCCTTCTGCAGTTGAACCTTATCAAGGAGCAGCAACTGGAGTTGGTGGAATTTTACGTGATATTTTTACTATGGGAGCGCGACCAATTGCAGCTCTAAATTCTTTAAGATTTGGAAAACTTACAAATCCCAGAACCAAATTTTTGTTTGAAGGAGTTGTAAAAGGAATTGCAGATTACGGAAATTGTTTCGGAGTTCCTACAGTTGGCGGCGAAGTTTATTTTGATGAAGTTTATCAAGGAAATCCATTAGTAAATGCAATGGCTGTTGGAATTGTTGATACTCATAAAACTGTTTCGGCAGTTGCAAAAGGCGAAAATAATCCGGTGATGATTGTGGGTTCCGCAACGGGAAGAGACGGAATACATGGCGCGACTTTTGCTTCAGAAGAAATTAGTGAAAAATCCGAAGCTAAAAGACCGTCGGTACAAGTCGGCGATCCATTTACTGAAAAATTACTTCTTGAAGCAACTTTAGAAATAATAAAAAAGAATTTGGTTGTTGGAATTCAAGATATGGGCGCAGCCGGAATTTCTTGCTCAACTTCAGAAATGAGCGAAAAAGGAAAATCCGGAATGATTATAGATTTGAACAAAGTTCCGCTTCGTGAAAAAACTATGACGGCTTACGAAATTATGCTTTCTGAAAGTCAAGAAAGAATGCTGGTTGTTGCAAAAAAAGGCTGCGAAGATGAAGTGAAAAAAATATTCGATAAATGGGATTTGAACTGTGAAATTATTGGTGTTGTTACCGATGAAGAAAAATTAGATGTTTCTTATCACAGTGAAAAAAAAGCAAATATTCCTCCGTTTGAATTAGCTTTGGGCGGCGGAGTTCCGGTTTATTATAGAGAAACCAAAAAACCAAAATATATTGACGAAGTTCAAAATTACGATTTAACAAATTTGCCCAAACCCGAAAATCTGCAGGAAACTTTTATAAAAGTCTTTTCATCGCCTAATATTGCATCTAAAAAATGGGTTTATCAGCAATATGATTATATGGTTAGAACAAATACTGTTGTTGGTCCGGGATGCGATTCTGCCGTAATTAGAATTAAAGACACAAAAAAAGCAATTGCAATGCAAACGGATTGCAATGGAAAATATGTTTATTTAAATCCTAAAAATGGAGCAAAAATTGCGGTTGCCGAATCTGCTCGAAATATTGTATGTTCTGGTGGTAATCCCTTGGCAATTACAAATTGTCTAAATTTTGGAAATCCTTATGATCCCGAAATTTATTGGACTTTCAAAGAATCAATAGATGGAATGGGTGAAGCTTGCAGATTTTTTGATACTCCCGTAACTGGCGGAAATGTAAGTTTTTATAATGAAAGTCCGGAAACAACTGTTTATCCAACTCCCGTAATTGGAATGATTGGATTGATAAATGATGTTGATAAAATTATGACATCATACTTTAAAAATTCTGGAGATAAAATTTATGTTCTTGGCGAAGATTTTGAAGAAATTGGTGGAAGCGAATTTTTAAGCGTAATTCATGGAATTGTTAAAGGAAATTCTCCAAATATAAATTTAGAAAGTGAAAAAAATCTTCATAAAACAGTTTTGGAATTAATTGATAAAAAAATAATAAATTCCGCACATGATGTTTCCGATGGCGGAATAATTTCCGCTTTGGCTGAATGCTGCATAATAAATAATCCAAAATTGATTGGGGCAGAAGTTAAAATCCCAATTAAAAATAGAGAAGATTTTACACTTTTTTCGGAATCACAAAGCAGAATTATTGTCTCCGTAAATCCAAATTTTGAAAATAAATTTTTGGAAATTGTGAAAGAATCAAAACTGCATTTTGAATCTTTGGGAATTACAACCGAAAAAGATTTTGTTGTAAATTCAAATATTAATATTTCTTTAGAAAAACTTGTTGATTTATATTTTGAATCAATTCCAAGATTGATGAATGAGTAA